A window from Bacillota bacterium encodes these proteins:
- a CDS encoding superoxide dismutase produces the protein MSQLVPIPLPYVSLPGLSAFQLAEHYKLYTGYVNKTNEIWSLLPEANRREANATYSPYRELKLEETFAFNGVKLHELYFTNLGGLGGPPFGPIADVINHGFGSIEQWAEDFRALALSARGWGALVYDHRTNRLHNFLYDAHNMGGSAETHILLIIDVYEHAYFIDYATNRRAYIDAFFSNINWDEVNRRWNLWCQGP, from the coding sequence ATGAGTCAACTTGTGCCCATACCTTTACCTTACGTGAGTCTACCGGGCTTATCAGCCTTTCAATTGGCGGAACATTACAAGCTATACACCGGCTATGTTAATAAGACCAACGAAATTTGGTCCCTGCTGCCGGAAGCAAATCGCCGTGAAGCCAACGCCACCTATAGCCCATACCGAGAACTGAAACTGGAAGAGACCTTCGCCTTCAACGGTGTTAAGCTGCACGAGCTCTATTTTACCAACTTGGGCGGACTGGGTGGGCCGCCTTTCGGACCAATAGCTGATGTTATCAATCATGGCTTTGGCAGTATAGAACAATGGGCCGAAGATTTCCGAGCCCTGGCCCTTTCCGCCCGTGGTTGGGGAGCGTTGGTTTACGACCATCGTACCAACCGGCTTCACAACTTCCTATACGATGCCCACAACATGGGCGGCAGTGCCGAAACTCATATTCTGCTCATTATCGATGTCTATGAACACGCCTATTTTATTGATTATGCCACTAATAGAAGGGCCTATATTGACGCTTTCTTCAGTAATATCAACTGGGATGAGGTCAACAGGCGCTGGA
- a CDS encoding DNA repair exonuclease, which translates to MIRFLHTADWQLGMKARHVAEVGDKVRAARLQTVRRLLQVAAEQQADFIIVAGDTFEDNQVDSQLVHKLLSILEQCPLPIYILPGNHDPLTADSVYLRSVLVNNLPANVHILRTFEPLEPLPGVILLPAPCCQKKSDSDPTLRWPLVSSPAVKIGVAHGSLMIEGRYQPDDFPIALAAAERQGLDYLALGHWHSLFSLGKRTFYSGTPEPTGFDEPGSGSVLLVTIDQLGQIPQVEPIKVNTLSWQRWEYDLGAGIEGIAGRLKHRIGELDKPETALVRLALAGHLSLADSTKLNELTGWLRARLFHLELDTSRLLTQPLTAKLLNMARSQPFLQALLADLKVTAAILGEPLSDLPEDLVAGAGPSQELLATIIEEGFQPEDAREAVRTLAALMEEV; encoded by the coding sequence TTGATTCGTTTTTTGCATACCGCCGACTGGCAGCTCGGCATGAAGGCTCGCCATGTGGCAGAAGTGGGAGACAAAGTGCGAGCGGCTCGTTTGCAGACAGTGCGGCGTTTGCTCCAGGTGGCAGCAGAACAGCAGGCGGACTTTATTATTGTTGCCGGCGATACTTTTGAAGACAACCAGGTTGATAGTCAGCTAGTACATAAGCTGCTTAGTATCCTGGAGCAGTGTCCGCTGCCCATCTACATTCTGCCGGGCAACCACGACCCCTTAACGGCCGATTCGGTTTATTTGCGCTCGGTGCTAGTTAACAATCTTCCGGCCAATGTTCACATACTGAGAACCTTTGAACCCCTAGAGCCGTTGCCGGGGGTGATTCTGCTGCCGGCTCCTTGTTGCCAGAAGAAATCTGATTCCGACCCCACTTTGAGGTGGCCGCTTGTTTCCTCTCCGGCGGTGAAAATCGGAGTGGCCCACGGTTCGCTCATGATCGAAGGGCGCTACCAACCGGATGACTTCCCTATCGCTCTGGCTGCGGCCGAGAGGCAGGGGCTGGATTACTTGGCGTTAGGACATTGGCACTCTTTATTCTCTCTAGGCAAACGCACTTTTTATTCCGGAACACCGGAACCCACCGGGTTTGACGAGCCGGGAAGCGGCAGTGTCCTGCTGGTTACCATTGACCAGCTGGGCCAAATTCCACAGGTTGAACCAATCAAAGTCAATACTTTAAGCTGGCAACGGTGGGAATACGATCTCGGTGCCGGTATCGAAGGGATTGCAGGGCGGCTCAAACACCGTATCGGCGAGCTGGATAAGCCGGAGACAGCACTGGTGCGCTTAGCTTTAGCGGGCCACTTGTCATTAGCCGACAGTACAAAACTGAATGAACTCACCGGTTGGCTACGAGCACGTCTTTTCCACTTGGAGCTTGACACCAGCCGTCTTTTGACTCAGCCCCTCACCGCCAAATTGCTCAATATGGCCCGAAGCCAGCCTTTTCTTCAGGCCCTACTGGCCGATTTGAAAGTGACAGCTGCTATCCTGGGCGAGCCGTTGTCGGATCTACCGGAAGATCTGGTTGCCGGGGCCGGACCAAGCCAAGAATTACTAGCGACTATCATTGAAGAAGGCTTTCAACCGGAGGATGCCCGGGAAGCAGTTCGAACATTGGCGGCCTTGATGGAGGAGGTGTAG